The genomic stretch GGAGGTCGGCTTCACCCTCAATAACGGACATCATCGGCCAAGCCTATGAGCTCCGAAAGCCGTGCGCGGCTAAGGAAACCCACCGATGCGTTGGGCCGCCTCGCCGCTATCGATCCGCCACGGGATCGTGCCCGCTCACCAGCGGCGCGCCGGCCGCGTCTGCTGGAGTAGTTGATCCGCTCTTTCGGGTCGTAGCAGTTCTTCTAGACTGGGTCGGCTTCTTCTTGCTCGACGCCGACCGCTTGAACTTGCCCGTGATGTCGTCAGCAATGGCAAGTGCCTTGTCGTCGCTCTCATGGATCGCGATCCATTCGACCCAACCGACAAGCCAGTGCGATTCGCGAACGACAATGACCGTCTCGCTCTCGCCGCCGAGATCACGCAGCATGCTGGTGAAGTTGCTGCGCTCCAATGCGACGCTATCGCGCGACTGGCCGACGCCGGAGGAATAGTATGCCGGCCAGACCGCGCCGAAGTAATTCGGAGGCATGGTCCAGCGCTTCAGGAATTCCGGATCATAGGTCACTGCGAAACCTCCCATGACGTTCGCGATGGGTCCCTCTGCGGAGAATTTCCTGGCAAAATATGGGTCCCTCCACATCCTGACACAGCGAAAAATACGGCGCCAGGAATATGGGACCCTTTGCGGGGAGATCGGATCAATATTTCCAACGGCGGCCCGAGCAGTCTGGCCCCGGTGGCCGGACGGCTCCCCTTGGGGTCGAGGCGTGGGTCGGGTCTGGTGCCGCGACTGGCGCGATGGTGCGCGGCGCGCTGCACCTCGGCGGCCCCCGGTTGAACGCCGCAGCGATATCGAGCGCAGCGTTGACGTTGCATATCTTGCAGGGCGTCGGCCAATGACACAATCGGGGCCGGACACGAAGCCTGGGCGCGGTTCAAGGATCGGGACCGCGCGACGTGGTCGGACTGGCTCGACGTCGCCCGCGCCCTCGCCATCGGTCGAAGCCTCGCAATGACGGCGGGCTCGGCGAACCGGCCGGTCGGCACGCGCTACAATCGCGCCATCGGCGCGTGGCTGGCAACCAACGGCCTGGCCGAGATCGCCGCGCAAGAGCCGCAGGGAAAGACCGGGTAGAAAATCCAACCCACGCGTGTATATCATCGTCCCCTCACGGGGGACTTCTTTCATGCGCCACCTTTTTGCACTGGCATTGCTTTGGCCGGTTTCGGCACAGGCCGGATGGTTTAGCTACGACAGTTACGAAGACTGCATGCTCGACCGGATGAAAGGTCAGAGCACAATGATGTATCAAGCGGCTCAGAAAGACTGCAAAAAGCGCTTCGATGTAGAGGACGAAATTACTTATCTTGGGGACCAGATGAAGCGAAACTGGGAGTACGACCACGGCGAGTTGACGATTGAGATTATCGACAACACTACGGATTATAGGCCGACGCGGGGCGAGTTTTCCTTTTCCGAAAAGCCCTGCAAAGAGTCAAAGGACAGCGACTTTGGCCAGCCTGTAGCCATGGAGATAAACAAGCCTAACCGGCAAATGCCGTTCATGATACCTGTATGCATGAAGACACTCAAACTTTGGGGAAAATACAAGTAGCTAAGCCTCGTCGACTGAGTCCATCTTCCCGCCTCTGATCAGGAACGACGATCTCGGCGGCTTGCGCTTCTTGCAGTCGCGGCCGGTGCGCTTGGCAACTGGTAAGTTGTCTCCGGTTGCTTTGCGGGCCTCGCCGACTGTCGGATGCGCCACTCCGATCTTCGCCGCTATCGCTCGATCAGACATTTCCGGGTTCTCCTCGAACGCCTTCGCGGCGCGCTCGCCTGCATCGGGAAAATCCGCTGACTCAAAATTAACTCTCGGCTGACTCAGCGGTAACTCTTTTCGCGTAGGATCACATTGCGACTTTTCATCTCGAATCATGAAAGAGAACCATGCCCCTAATAGCCACGGCTGAACTCCCGCTCCGATCATCGTCCCGCTTTGGCTGGTCGCTCCCCATACGAGCCGAAGATGGGACGGTCGTTCGAGTCGAAGTATCAGACTGTGCGTTGTTGGCTTTGGGGTCGCCCTGCCTGGATCGCATTCCCCAGATCGAAGGTGAGCACCGTTCGAGAATTGAAACGATCGCGTCAGCCAAACATGACGGCGGTTTGATAGAGCAAGATGGGTCTGTTCTTATCACACAGGCCGACATTGATTAGGGGAAAAACTCCGCGTGCACGCGGTCGGCGGCTTCTGCGCCTCGACCGCCTGCTCGAATTGAGCGGCGGGGACATTGGCGACGCGGATGGCTTGCTTGCGCTGATGTTCCGAAACACCAGCCTCATGAGCGATGGCTTCTCGGGTTTGGCGGGTACCCGCCAAATGCTGATTGTTTCGCCGCCCATCAAACTCCTTCAGCAGTTCGCCCATCCGCCGAACCGCTCGCGCCTGGATACGGTCGGCGAGTAGCATTCATAGACCTCGTACTCGGCATCGAGAATGCGACGCCGAGCCCGTAGGAAGCCCGCCATGCGTTCGGACATCTGGCCGGTGTCGGACAGCGGGCAAGCCGGATCAACGCATGCAGCGCCACGCGCACGAAGCTGTGGGCTCTGCCTTTTAATTCCGGCGGATTCGCCGGATTATCGCGCCCGCGCCGCTCACCCAAGGCTGTCGGCACATACACCGGCAAATCTCGCAAGTTCATCGCGCATGTCGCGCCATTCGGCGAGGCGCAAGTAGGAGATCCGCACGCTGGCGGGTGATGCCGATGTCGGCGAGCCTCAGAGAAGGTCGCCTGTGAGCGCGGGGTCAGAGGCACCGCGTTCTCGTGAGGCCGGGACACGCCATCGCATCAGCGGGCCGCGCTAGACTCGGCGCGGGACATCGTGGTGCCGATCGACCGGCGCGACATCGGCGCGAGGCGACGGTGCCGGCGCGCGCTCGGAAATTTCTGGCAAAAATTTGCGGGTCCCATCTGGAAAAGAGGACCCGTTGGGGACGAGGCCTAAATAGAAAACTCGACGGCGGGCCGATGGAAAGTCCCCCGGCAGGGGTTAAGGGGTCCGTTACAGAGTCCGACCAAGCACAAGGTCGGCCGTGGCAAGGTCGAATGACGCGCGGCACCGTGACGGTATGGCCCTTGGCGTTGTCGGCGTTGTTGACGTTGGCATGGTCGTCTGACCTCTTCGTCCTCGCCCGCGCGGCGCTGGAAGGCGCGGTCCGCAATGCCGACGACCTAATCAGCCTCGCCGATCAGCCCCGGCGGACTTGCGCAGCATAGTGATTCATGGTTTCGCGAACGCCGACACCTTCGCCGGCATTGCCGGCGCGATGTCCGGTTCACCCCGGTAATCCGACATCATCAGCGCGGCCGGCTATGTCCGAGATGTGCCAACAACAGACATGGCGAACCAAATCAACCAAAGAAAAAGCCGCCCGAAGGCGGCTCAAACCTGATGATCAAAGATTAGGCGACCATCAATCCTTGCAGACGAAAGGACGATATTGAATTTTAGCGCGACGATAGCTGAGGTGATCGCGCCATCACGAAATAGGCAGAGCCCGCCGCTCCGAAGAGATAGATTAAAGCAGCAACCCATCCCATTGAATTCAGCGTACCTGCCGTGGTCCCCATGACAACTACAATCAACCCAACTGTGTTGCCGATAATGGTAGGTATAAACACGCCGCGCATGGACTCCGATGAGCCGTCCCGGGCGAACCAGAAAATGAGGCCCAATCCCACCAGCGCTGCACCAAATAGTCGCGCCATAAGCACGGTTGAAGCCGAAGTTGCCATTCCATAGCTGGCGGCTACCTGTTCTGGAGCTAGTACAAAACCGACACCATGCACCAGGGCAAGAACAGCAATAATTGTGAAAAATGTTTTGATCGTCATAGCAGATACCCCCTTCCACCGCCGAAAGCGAAATGCTGACCGGCATCGCTAACAGATCGGAACCATTCCGATTATGCAAGAAACGTCATCTGTACGAACGAACTTACCCGACGGCTGTTGCACCGCACCCCAAAGTGCGGTTTCACATGTAGCATATCGGGCGGCCGGGACTGAGGACCAACTTCCGAAAAGTGCTATTTCCGGACTCATGCACCGCAGCAACGGATTATTTGATGATCTCGTTGGCCAGCGCGAGCAGCATTAGCAGTTCTACTTGGCAACGCCGCAAGCGATGCGCGCGCCGCCACCACCCAAGGGCGCTGGCTGGTCGGAGTAATTATCGCCGCCCGCGTGGATCATAATCGAGCGCCCCTTGACGTCGGCCACAATGAGGTGCGGCACTACCACGGCCTCCGTGGCCTTGCCGCTAGCATCGACGGTTAGCACGGGCATGTCGCCCTTGTGGCCCTCGCCATACGGTCCGAGGTGTTTGCCAGTGTCGGCTGGGTCATAATGGCCACCCGCCGCCATGCCGGCCGCTGGCTGGCCATTCGGTCCAGGGCCCGGGCCACAATTCGGATTAACGTGGGCATGGAATCCATGGTCGCCCGGCGGTAGACCGACCAGCCGTGGCGTGATCTGCAACCCTGTTTGGGTATCGGACAAAACAAGCGTGCCAATCTCCTTGCCGTCGCCGTTGGCATCGATTGCGTTCATGGTGATCGTCTCGCTAGCGGCATAAGCAGCGCTCGCACCAGTTACTATGGTCGCGGCAGCCAGCGTCACAACGTTGGATGATCTCATCTGAGCCTCCCATTTCGGGATCGAGTATCGTAGCGAGTTAAATTAGCACACTGAAAGTGGCCGAGTGTGGTTCGAGCGGAGGAAGCACAGTCCCGCTGATGTCGCATAGGGGTCAGACTCGGACCTCCCGGCCCCGAAACACAACTTCCGCTGCGCCCCCCGGAAGCGGACATCGCGGAAGAACCCGGATCGCGGTCTCTTCTGCCAGCGCGCCCTGGACGGCTCCCTCGACGACATCGACGCCGGCATCGCGCATGCCGCGCCATTCGGCGAGACGCAAGTAGGAGATCCGCACGCTGGCGGGTGATGCCGATGTCGGCGAGCCTCAGAGAAGGTCGCCTGTGAGCGCGGGGTCAGAGGCACCGCGTTCTCGTGAGGCCGGGACACGCCAACGCATCGGCGGGCCGCGCTGCTGATCTGGCGCACCATTCGCAGGGGATGGTGGAGTCCCATGAGGATCAACGCCGGCAAAAAATATGCAAGTGCAGATGGGACCAAGGCGTTGGCGCGCTCCACGGATTTCGGGCTGACGTTGAGCAGCGACGAGGCTCCGTCAATTGACGTACCCTCGCTATGCTGGTTTCCGCCGAGGCCGAGGTTCGCCAGCTTCGCCGCCACTCACGACATTGAGCAGGACGGCGGCATCAGCATCAGACCTAGCGTTGCAGATCAACGCTCGGAGACATTGAGCATCGTGGCGGCGGCGGCGCGAGAAGTATGCAAATTTGCATCCTTCTCGGTTGGCCTGTGCGACGGCATGCTCTCGATCTTCGACGCCACCCAAGCCGCTGGCTTTCATTGAGATGCCGCCGCTGCAGGTTTTTCCGGCCGGCGTCGGAACAGCGGGCAAGGCAGACAAACGCATGTAGCGCCACGCGCACGAAGCTGCGGGCCTGTCCGGCGCGGATGGGACCAAAGCGCTGTGAGTGGCCGGCCGGATCAATCCCGTGATCAGCCAGCAGGGGCAAAAGAAATACTTCTTCGAGTATTACCTGAAAATTTCCCGGAATATAAAAATGGGTCCCCTTTGAGGGGAGATCGTGAACTAAAATTTCCCCTGCCGGCCGAGCAGTTCGGGCCACGCCCGGGGGACGGCTCCCCTTGGGGGCGGAGCGGTCGAGGCCGAGGTGGCGCATGGGCGCATGGTGCGCAGCGTCGCGCTACTTCTCGGCGGCGCTATGCTGCCGCCGCCCGCTTGGCGAGTTTCGCGATCGTCGCGCGGCTGCAGCCGGTGACAGCCTGGATCGCATTCCACGACTTGCCATCGCCGAGCATGGCGGCAATGCCGGCGTTGCGCTCAGTGTCTTCGGGCCGGCCCTTGTAGCGGCCCTCGGCCTTCGCCTTGGCCTGGCCCTGCGCCTGGCGGCGGCGGCGATCGTCGTAGTCCTTGCGAGCGACCGCAGCGAGCATGTCGAGCAACATGCCGTTGATCGCCTCGAACATGCGCGAGGTGAACGCATCGGCCGTCTTGGCCGCCATCATCCACGACGTCGGCAAGTCCAACGCGACGACGCGGACCTGGCGCGATGTCAGCTCGGCCTTGAGCTTCTCCCAGTCGCCAGCAGTAAGGCGCGACAACCGGTCGACCTGCTCGACCAGCAGGATGTCACCAGGTGCGCTATCGGCGAGCAGCCGGAACAGCTCCGGCCGCGCCAGCTTGGTGCCGCTCTCGTTCTCGGCGTGCCAGGACGCGATCTTGAGGCCGCGCTCGGCGGCAAAGGCCTTGAGCTGGTCGCGGGCGCGGCCGGCGTCCTGGTCGGTGGTGCTGGCTCTGAGATAGGCTCGGACGAACATGCAAAACCCCCATGAGTCTGGTTTGGATGGTTTACATGGTAATGGTTCAGTATGGATTGTCAAACCATATTACTGAACCACGGTTTTGGCTGGTCTCGCAGGGTATACCCTAATTGAACCGGGTGAGATCGAGGGGAACGCGACGCGCGGCGGGCTGTTGGTATGTGGCGCGGCGAGGCTTGCCCCCCTTGCTTCGTTGGCGCGGGCTCCGCCGCCACTTCCCTGACACGACACAAGGCGGCGGGGCCACAGGTCGGCGGCAAGTCGCCGCCGGCCGATCCGGAGGCAGCCTCCGAAAAAATTAGCGAGGGCCGTGAGGGCGAGGTGGCAAATCGCTTAGGAACGCGACGCGCGACTTGCCGTTGATCTCCCGCGGCGAGGCTTACCCCGGCCCGTTGCGCGGGCCTCGCCGCTCAACCCTCAGCCGACAGCGGCGAGGCCTCCTACGGTCGACGTGAGGTCGAGGTGAGGTGCCGTAACCCCCTCCGATCGCCAGCACCGGCAAGGTCGGCACGTAGCCGGCGATCCGGAGGCAGCCTCCGAAAAAATTAGCGAGGGCCGTGAGGGCGAGGTGTCAGAGCGGCCGGAGATCGCGCTTTCGCCTGCCCGCGATCTCAAACAGCCTGCGGGCCACGGCGACATAGCCCAACGCCGCCAGGGTGCTTGCTGTCTGCCTCACCCGGTCAGGGCCGAGGCCGCTCGCCCGGATCAGCAATTCGGCCGTGTTGCTCTCGTCGACCTGCTCAAGGCGGGCCAGGCTGATGATGTATCCGACCACTGCCGGAAGTCAGCGGGAGCAGCGTGTCGGACTCTGGCACCTCGCCATCGAGCGCCGCCAACCGAGCAAGATCGACACGAAGATCAACGCCCATTGATCACCTTGAGCGGTCGGCGCGGGATCGGTGCCTCGGCATTGCCCAACAACTCGATCGCCGTCGCGAAGCGCTGCGCGAATTCCGAAACGTCCACCGACGAGAGGTTGAGATCGACGTGGCGCGGGAGCAAGCTCGCGATGATCTTGCAGAATGTCGCCGGTTCTTTCGTGGCGCAATCATCAAGCGCCTGGATGCCGTGTTGCTGCCATGCGCTGGCGAGATCGCGCACAAAATCGGAAGCCAATTGGTTGCGGCTACCAACTTTACGGCCCGGTCCCGGTTTGCATCCGCTTAGAAATCGGCCTGACTTGCTGTCGCGGCCTTCGACTGTCGATGTCTCGCTCATGGCTCGTCACAATATCCCTGTGTGCTGCTGCGCGCCACTGTTGTTCGCTTGCGTGCTGCCCACAGTGGGCGGCGAGCCACCGGCGAGCCGCTGCGCACTGTTGTGCAGCACCGGGGGGTATGGGGGGTAGACAACACAAGTTTTAAGGCGGCGGTGGACAGCTTTTCCGAGGTGGCCGACAGGTGGTAGACAGCCCTCTGACAGTCTCGAAAACCCAGGCATCAGGGGCTGGCGCATGCCGAAGTACAAGCTCCGCGATCGCGAGGATCTGGCATCCCTTCTCGCGAAGGATCCGCTGCTCGCGAAGGACCTGGCGCTGCTCAAGGCACTGCGCCGCCTCGCCGCCGCGGCCGGCAAAACCAATGCCGACGGCGATCTGGCCTATTACGAGATCCAATTAGCGATAGAGAACCTGCGGCATCGGTTCTTGCGCGAAGACCGGATCCGGCAAGCCGCGAAGGCGATGGCATCGGCTCCGCCGCCGTCATCATCACCGACCAGCGCACCGCTTGTCACCATCCAGCGTCTGGTTCGCATCAAGGCCCATGAGCTCGGCATCGTCGACCGACGCAGCAAAACGCGGCATGCGGCCTGGCGCGCGACCCTCAAGCGTGATTTCCCGCTCGATGAAGCTAAGCGGGAGGTGCGCCAAAATACCGATCAGACACCTGTCGAGAAGCGGGCCGTGGAAATTGTTCGCGGCGCGCAGCGGAAGGCGAAAAAGAACTTCGTCGAGAAAGAGGCCGTCCGGCTTGCCGATGCGGTTCTCGCGGATTGGCCGCCGCCGGCGGGATTGCGTGGGCGTCCCACTGGACGCGGCACCATTGTCGTGGATCCCGAAACCAAGGATCTGAAATTGTCGGCGCGCGAGATCATCGAGGCCGTGCTTCCCATCATCGAGGGACTCGCTGGCCCGAACAGTTCATCGGCGCCAGATTCGGCGATGATCGCGGCCGTGGTCGCCGTGGTGAGGGCAGCGACCACAGAAGCGAAGCCCAAAGACAAGAAGATCAAAGCTGCCGGCACAGCGGCGCGAAAAAAGCTCAATGCAGAGCGTGCCGCCGAGATCGTGCGGGAGCTGCAGCGACGCAGGCCGATTCGTTAAGGTACTGAAAAGTCCCGCCTTTCGCGGTGTTAGATTCGACAATTAGCACTTTTGACCGGCGCTGATTTGTGCCGATAGTGGGTGACCAACGTAGCCAACGGCAGTTGGTCACCCCCGATGCCTTCCTCCACCGAGAAAACCCGTCGCGAACAGCAACGCCGGCTTGCGATCTCGCAGGCCGAGATGGCCGACGCGCTGGGCGTGTCGATGGCCACGGCCGGCCGGATGATCCGCAACAAAATTGTTCGTTCGATCAAGGTCGGCCAGCGCCGGCTCATCCCAATGTCCGAGATCGAGCGGCTGCTTGCCCTGGTCGCATAACGCGAGCCGATCGGCCGACCCGTGGGACGGGCCGGCCTGATCAAAACCAACCGCGGCGTCAACCGCGATCACTCGATGGAGAACCCCTAATATGCCCCGTAACGTTTCCGACCACAACCCGCTTCCAACATCTCAAATCCTGCCGGGCGGCGACCGGATCGAGATCGCCAAGGGCACCGCCTGTCCGTATTGCGAGGCGCCGATCCGTTGCTCGGATGCGCGGACTTCCGACCGCTTTCGGTTGCAGATCATCTGCGCTCATGGGCACACCTTCCTCGCTTATGAGCCGCGTCAATGAAGATCAGCGCACCAGCCAGCGCCTTCGACGCTGCTCTTAGCATCGTCGCCATGGCAGCCGACAAGAAGAACGATACACCCCTTCTTATCGTCGCCGACAAAGGCACCGTCGCACTATCCGTCAACAACCCGCGCGCAGCGATCTCGATCTCGACCACGATGGCCGCATCGATCGGCGAAAGTGGCCGGGCCGCGGTCTCGGCGTGCCGGTTCGCCGCGTTGCTGTCCGGCTTCGGACCCCGATCAACCATCAACATCAGCACGACCGAGACCGCGGTGATGATCAGCTCCGGCAATAGCCGGTACCGGCTGCCGCTGCTCGCAGATCCGCCCGCCGGGCTTGTGATCAATCCCGAGATCGGCCGCGTCGAACTGGCCTCGGCGGACTGCATCCGGTTGCTCGATGTCGTAGCCGCCGCTGACACCGAGAAGACGCGCTTCTTCCTGACCGGCGTCTACCTTCACAGCGACGGCGATAAACTGATCGGCGTCGGCATGGACGGAACAAAAATGATGAGGGTCGGCGTCGTGGCCGATCATTTCAGCGAGGATAACCGTCTCATCATCCCGGCGACCGCGGTCAAGCTGCTCGACAAGCTGCTGCGTGCAACGAAGCCGCAGATGGTGACGCTGCGCAGATCGCATGCCGCGTTCTCGGCTACCGCGCCGGGCTTTGAGATCGTATCCGGCATGATCGATGCCGCATATCCGGACTACAAGAAGGTGCTGCCGCCGCCCAACGGCAGTTCGGCGTCATGCCAGCGCGCCGAGATGGTTGCCGCACTGACCCGGCTCAAGGCCGTCGCCGGCGGCGACCTGCCGTTGATCATGGTGACATGGGTCGGCGGCGAGCCGATCCGGATGTTCCTCGCGCACGAACCCGACGCCGGCACCGATGCTGTCGCTGCGCAGACCTGCGGTAGCGCCAGGATGGCGCTCTCGCTTGCGCAGCTCACCGCGGTGCTCGCCGAGTTCAAGGACGACGCGCTGCTGATCGAGATGACCGACCGTGGCGTCATCATCCGGCAGGGCGACAAGTTCGGGCTCCTGATGTCCTGCAGGTTTATCGAGAAGGAGATCGCCGCGTGACCGATCTCCTCTGGCTGCCCATCAAGTTAGCGCGCACCATCGACGGACCCTGCGCCGTCTGTGGCGAGACCGCCGTCGTAGTCGGTGCCGGCGCCGGGCCGCACACCGCGTCGCTGCGCTGCCTCCGCTGCGGCCGTCACCGCGGTTGGTTGCCGAAGACCGTCGCCGACTTCCTAACGGATCTGGTGATCCGCTTTGGACGGCCCGCCGAACCCATCACGATCCGCAATTCCGAATTGGCCGCGACCTCGGGTGCACCCGCGGCGGAAGCATCAACAGCACCCTGACATGGAGCCGAATATGACTCTCTTCAACGATATCTACGGCAGCAAATATCTTTCCGTCTCCGACCTGAACGGAGAAACGCCGCGCCACCGGGTCGGCAAGGTGGACGTCGGTGATCTCAAGGACAAGGACGGCACCACCAAGCGCCGCATCCTCGTCTACTTCGACGGCGTCGAGAAGCCGCTCGTCTTGAACAGAACCAATGCCAGAAAGCTGGCTGAGGTGTACTCGGAAGACCACAAAAAATGGGTGGGCGTCGTCGTCGATCTCTACGACGAGGACACCAGCATGGGCAAAGGCGTTCGCCTGCGGCCGGTGAAGTCGGCCGCCGCAGGTGCCGCCGCCAAGGACATGAACGATGAGGTGACGTTCTAGCCAAAACACGGCGGGCCATTGCGCCCGCCATTTTCTTGCGAGATGCCGATGCCTGCGACCTGGCAGATACGCGACGAGGCCACCAAGCAACGCAAGCGCCTGCGCGAAGCCGGATACTTGCCGATACCGGCGATCGGCAAGGCCCCGCCCATTTCGGGCTGGCTGAACGTCGCCGCCAGCGATGATGACATTGACAGCTGGTTTCACGACTACCCCGACGCCCTCAACACCGGCATCATCACGCGCACCGCGCCGGCCGTCGACATCGACGTTTACGATCCCGACGTAGCCGATGAGCTTGAAGAATTGCTCTGGGACGTCACCGGCATGCGCGGCATGATCCGCTTTGGCCAACCACCGAAACGCGCCGCCTTGTTCCGCACCGACGTGCCGTTTGGCAAGATGGCGACGCCGTTCTTCACGTCGCCCACAAAGCAACGCCACCGCGTTGAGGTGCTGTGCGACGGGCAGCAGATCGTCGTTGACGGCACCCATCCCGGCACCGGGAAGCCTTACTCCTGGCACGGCGGCATGCCCGGCGAGGTGCTGCTGGCCGATCTGGCGAAGCTGACCAAGGCGATGGCCGAGCAGTTCATCACCAAGGCCGCCGCGCTGATGCGGGAGCGTGGCTGGATCGAGGAGGTTCCCAAGACGAACGGTGCCGCCCATCATGGTGCGAACCATAGCGGGGGCAATGACTTCGCCGCGATCTACGGCAGCCGCGAACGGAAGTATGCCGCCGCTGCGCTGCAGGGCTGCGCGGACGAACTGGCGGCGATGCCGCAGCATTCCGGCCGCAACAATAAGCTCAATGCGCTCGCGTATCGGATGGGCACGATGGTTGCGCGGCAGTGGATCGACCGCGAGAAGGTCGCCGACCGCCTGTATGACGCTGCAGCCGCCTGCCTGCTGGTCAATGATGACGGCGAAGCCGCCACCGGCGCCACCATCCAGTCCGGGCTGGGCAAGGGCGAGCTGAAGCCGCACGCGAACCTCGCGGACACGAAGCCGGATGATGGCGTCGGATTGGATGAACCACTTGCGTTCATCGACATGAGCCAATGGGACAGCGAGCCGCCACCGCCACGGCTCTGGTCCGTGCGCGAGCGGGTTCCGCTCCGGCAGCCGACACTGCTCTCAGGCGAGGGCGCAATAGGCAAGACCCTGCTTTCGCTGCAGCTGCTGGTTGCGCACGCGCTGGGCCGCGACTGGATCGGAATGCTGCCCGAGCTGGGGCCCGCGATCTATTTCGGCTGCGAGGACGACGCCGACGAAATTCACCGCCGCGTCGCCGACATCGCCGCCCATTACCGCGTGAGGTTCGCTGACCTCATCGCCGGAGGCCTGCATCTGCTGTCGTTCGCCGGCAAGGACGCCATCCTGGGCGCGGTCAGTCGTGCCGGCATCATCGAGCCCACGCCGCTGTTTCACCGCATCTTCAAAGCCGTCTGCGACATCCAGCCGAAGACGTTGGTGATCGACACCAGCGCCGACGTGTTCGCCGGCAACGAGAACGACCGGGCCCAGGTCCGGCAGTTCATCGGGCTATTGCGCCGCCTTGCCATCGACGGCAACTGTTCCGTCGTGCTTTGCAGCCATCCCTCCCTGATCGGTATCAAAACCGAGACCGGGCTGAGCGGCAGCACCGGCTGGCACAATTCGGTGCGGGCCAGAATGTTTTTCAAGACCGTGACGACGGACCAGGGCGAGGAGCCGGACCCGGAATTGCGGGAATTGCTGTTCATGAAAAATAACTATGGCCCGGTCGGCGCGCGAGTGCTGCTGCGCTGGAAGAACGGCATGTTCGTGCCCGAACCAGGACAGGGCACCATTGAAAAGGCCGTCGCC from Bradyrhizobium sp. Ash2021 encodes the following:
- the sodC gene encoding superoxide dismutase [Cu-Zn] SodC, whose product is MRSSNVVTLAAATIVTGASAAYAASETITMNAIDANGDGKEIGTLVLSDTQTGLQITPRLVGLPPGDHGFHAHVNPNCGPGPGPNGQPAAGMAAGGHYDPADTGKHLGPYGEGHKGDMPVLTVDASGKATEAVVVPHLIVADVKGRSIMIHAGGDNYSDQPAPLGGGGARIACGVAK
- a CDS encoding recombinase family protein — protein: MFVRAYLRASTTDQDAGRARDQLKAFAAERGLKIASWHAENESGTKLARPELFRLLADSAPGDILLVEQVDRLSRLTAGDWEKLKAELTSRQVRVVALDLPTSWMMAAKTADAFTSRMFEAINGMLLDMLAAVARKDYDDRRRRQAQGQAKAKAEGRYKGRPEDTERNAGIAAMLGDGKSWNAIQAVTGCSRATIAKLAKRAAAA
- a CDS encoding helix-turn-helix domain-containing protein, whose product is MTNVANGSWSPPMPSSTEKTRREQQRRLAISQAEMADALGVSMATAGRMIRNKIVRSIKVGQRRLIPMSEIERLLALVA
- a CDS encoding AAA family ATPase; protein product: MPATWQIRDEATKQRKRLREAGYLPIPAIGKAPPISGWLNVAASDDDIDSWFHDYPDALNTGIITRTAPAVDIDVYDPDVADELEELLWDVTGMRGMIRFGQPPKRAALFRTDVPFGKMATPFFTSPTKQRHRVEVLCDGQQIVVDGTHPGTGKPYSWHGGMPGEVLLADLAKLTKAMAEQFITKAAALMRERGWIEEVPKTNGAAHHGANHSGGNDFAAIYGSRERKYAAAALQGCADELAAMPQHSGRNNKLNALAYRMGTMVARQWIDREKVADRLYDAAAACLLVNDDGEAATGATIQSGLGKGELKPHANLADTKPDDGVGLDEPLAFIDMSQWDSEPPPPRLWSVRERVPLRQPTLLSGEGAIGKTLLSLQLLVAHALGRDWIGMLPELGPAIYFGCEDDADEIHRRVADIAAHYRVRFADLIAGGLHLLSFAGKDAILGAVSRAGIIEPTPLFHRIFKAVCDIQPKTLVIDTSADVFAGNENDRAQVRQFIGLLRRLAIDGNCSVVLCSHPSLIGIKTETGLSGSTGWHNSVRARMFFKTVTTDQGEEPDPELRELLFMKNNYGPVGARVLLRWKNGMFVPEPGQGTIEKAVAERKAEELFLKLLDRFGAVTNKKGTSYAPALFAGEPEAKAAKVSKAALADAMGRLFAANKLHLEAYDYPCRQRVRIVAGPKP